A single window of Halotalea alkalilenta DNA harbors:
- the aspS gene encoding aspartate--tRNA ligase, with the protein MRSHYCGQLNESLVEQHVTLCGWVHRRRDHGGVIFLDLRDRDGIAQIVVDPDTPEAFASADRARSEYVLKIVGRVRLRPEGTQNADMPTGMIEVLASRVELLNSAQTPPFQLDEHGKVGEEVRLKYRYVDLRRPEMVERLRLRSRITHSVRAYLEEHGFLDIETPILTRATPEGARDYLVPSRTHPGHFFALPQSPQLFKQLLMVAGLDRYYQIAKCFRDEDLRADRQPEFTQIDIEASFVEENDIMSITEAMVRGLFRDVLEVELPEFPRMPYSEAMHRFGSDKPDLRIPLELVDVSDLMADVDFKVFSAPANAADGRVAALKVEGGAALSRKQIDDYTRFVGVYGAKGLAWIKVNERAKGLEGLQSPIVKFMENVIEELLDRVGAKDGDVVFFGADKTRIVNDAIGALRVKLGEDLNLYTRRWAPLWVVDFPMFEVDDAGRLSACHHPFTAPSCSPEALKADPASALSRAYDMVLNGTELGGGSIRIHDQQMQKAVFEVLGIAEQEASEKFGFLLDALQFGAPPHGGLAFGLDRLVMLMVGARTIRDVIAFPKTQSAACLLTEAPGEVSAQQLKELNLRLRQKNGE; encoded by the coding sequence ATGCGCAGCCATTATTGCGGCCAGCTGAACGAGAGCCTGGTCGAGCAGCACGTCACCCTCTGTGGGTGGGTCCACCGCCGCCGCGACCACGGCGGCGTCATTTTCCTCGATCTGCGCGACCGCGACGGCATCGCCCAGATCGTCGTCGATCCCGATACGCCTGAAGCCTTCGCCAGCGCCGACCGTGCGCGCAGCGAGTACGTGCTGAAGATCGTGGGTCGAGTCCGGTTGCGCCCCGAGGGTACCCAGAACGCCGATATGCCGACCGGCATGATCGAGGTGCTGGCAAGCCGGGTCGAGCTGCTCAACTCCGCGCAGACCCCGCCGTTCCAGCTCGACGAGCATGGCAAGGTCGGCGAGGAAGTGCGGCTCAAGTACCGCTACGTCGACCTGCGTCGCCCTGAGATGGTCGAACGGCTGAGACTGCGCTCCAGGATCACCCACAGCGTGCGCGCCTATCTCGAGGAGCACGGCTTCCTCGATATCGAGACGCCGATCCTTACCCGGGCCACGCCCGAGGGCGCGCGCGACTATCTGGTGCCGAGCCGCACCCATCCAGGGCACTTCTTTGCCCTGCCGCAGTCGCCGCAGCTGTTCAAGCAGCTGCTGATGGTCGCCGGGCTCGATCGCTACTATCAGATCGCCAAGTGCTTCCGTGACGAAGACCTGCGCGCCGACCGCCAGCCCGAGTTCACCCAGATCGACATCGAGGCCTCCTTCGTCGAAGAGAACGACATCATGTCGATCACCGAGGCGATGGTGCGTGGGCTGTTCCGCGACGTGCTCGAGGTCGAGCTGCCCGAGTTCCCGAGGATGCCCTATTCCGAGGCGATGCACCGCTTCGGTTCGGACAAGCCGGATCTGCGCATTCCGCTCGAGCTGGTCGATGTCTCGGACCTGATGGCGGACGTCGATTTCAAGGTCTTCTCGGCACCGGCCAACGCCGCCGACGGCCGCGTCGCCGCGCTCAAGGTCGAGGGCGGTGCCGCGCTTTCGCGCAAGCAGATCGACGACTACACCCGCTTCGTCGGTGTCTACGGCGCCAAGGGCCTGGCCTGGATCAAGGTCAACGAGCGCGCCAAGGGGCTCGAGGGGCTGCAGTCGCCGATCGTCAAGTTCATGGAGAACGTGATCGAGGAGCTGCTCGACCGCGTAGGGGCCAAGGACGGCGACGTCGTCTTCTTCGGTGCCGACAAGACCCGTATCGTCAACGATGCGATCGGCGCGCTGCGGGTCAAGCTCGGCGAGGACCTGAACCTCTACACCCGGCGCTGGGCGCCGCTCTGGGTGGTCGACTTCCCGATGTTCGAAGTCGACGACGCTGGCCGGCTCTCCGCCTGCCACCACCCGTTCACCGCGCCCTCGTGCAGTCCTGAGGCGCTCAAGGCCGATCCCGCCAGCGCTTTGTCGCGTGCCTATGACATGGTGCTCAACGGTACCGAGCTGGGCGGTGGGTCGATCCGTATCCACGATCAGCAGATGCAGAAAGCGGTGTTCGAGGTGCTTGGGATCGCTGAGCAGGAGGCCAGCGAGAAGTTCGGCTTCCTGCTCGATGCGCTGCAGTTCGGTGCCCCGCCCCACGGTGGCTTGGCCTTTGGCCTCGACCGCCTGGTGATGCTGATGGTCGGCGCGCGCACGATCCGTGACGTGATCGCGTTCCCCAAGACCCAGAGCGCGGCCTGCCTGCTCACCGAGGCGCCGGGGGAAGTCAGCGCCCAGCAGCTCAAGGAGCTGAACCTGCGTCTTCGCCAGAAGAACGGCGAGTGA
- the ruvB gene encoding Holliday junction branch migration DNA helicase RuvB, whose amino-acid sequence MIEPDRLISAEAQGREPRVDYAIRPRRLADYIGQPAVREQLGIFVDAARGRGESLDHTLVFGPPGLGKTTLANIIAAEMEVDIKSTSGPVLERPGDLAAMLTSLEPGDVLFIDEIHRLSSTVEEVLYPAMEDFQLDIMIGEGPAARSIKLDLPRFTLVGATTRAGLLTSPLRDRFGIVQRLEFYGVEDLTSIVARSARLLGLEADPEGALEIARRSRGTPRIANRLLRRVRDYAQVKGDGRIDLAIASRALDMLHVDQHGLDHMDRRLLLMMIEKFDGGPVGVDSLAAAIGEERDTIEDVLEPYLIQQGFMLRTARGRMVTRGAYRHFGIEPDDQGVFSDGGAA is encoded by the coding sequence ATGATCGAGCCCGATCGCCTGATCTCGGCCGAGGCGCAGGGACGCGAGCCGCGTGTCGACTATGCGATCCGCCCGCGCAGGCTCGCCGACTACATTGGCCAGCCCGCGGTGCGCGAGCAGTTGGGTATCTTCGTCGATGCCGCCCGCGGGCGCGGCGAAAGCCTCGATCACACCTTGGTCTTCGGGCCACCCGGGCTTGGCAAGACCACGCTGGCCAACATCATCGCCGCCGAGATGGAGGTCGACATCAAGTCGACCTCCGGCCCGGTGCTCGAGCGGCCGGGCGATCTCGCCGCGATGCTCACCAGCCTCGAGCCTGGCGACGTGCTGTTCATCGACGAGATCCACCGTCTCTCATCGACCGTCGAAGAGGTGCTCTATCCGGCGATGGAGGACTTCCAGCTCGACATCATGATCGGCGAGGGGCCCGCCGCGCGCTCGATCAAGCTGGACCTGCCGCGCTTCACCCTGGTGGGCGCCACCACGCGGGCGGGACTCTTGACCTCGCCGCTGCGCGATCGCTTCGGTATCGTCCAGCGGCTCGAGTTCTACGGCGTCGAGGATCTCACCTCGATCGTTGCGCGTTCGGCTCGACTGCTGGGCCTTGAAGCCGACCCCGAAGGGGCGCTCGAGATCGCCCGTCGTTCCCGCGGTACCCCGCGAATCGCCAACCGGCTGCTGCGCCGGGTGCGCGACTACGCTCAGGTCAAGGGCGATGGGCGCATCGATCTCGCCATCGCTTCGCGCGCGCTCGATATGCTGCACGTCGACCAGCATGGACTGGACCACATGGATCGCCGTCTGCTGCTGATGATGATCGAAAAGTTCGACGGCGGCCCGGTGGGGGTGGATAGCCTGGCCGCGGCGATCGGCGAGGAGCGCGACACGATCGAGGATGTGCTCGAGCCCTATCTGATTCAACAGGGCTTCATGCTTCGTACCGCCCGAGGGCGGATGGTGACTCGAGGCGCCTATCGCCATTTCGGTATCGAACCCGATGACCAGGGCGTGTTTAGTGATGGTGGGGCGGCATGA
- a CDS encoding YebC/PmpR family DNA-binding transcriptional regulator translates to MAGHSKWANTKHRKAAQDAKRGKIFTKLIRELTVAARQGGSDPGANPRLRIAIDKALGGNMAKDTVQRAIDRGVGDGDTDQMEELVYEGYGPEGVAVMLECMTDNRNRTASDVRHAFTKQGGNLGTSGSVAFLFSQRGQLGFAAGSDEEAVIETALEAGADDVVEQEDGTLLVVTTPAAFGAVKDTLVEAGLVPESSEVGMFPDTYTTIDDPELGRRVIKLIDMLEELDDVQNVYTNADFSDAVLEALE, encoded by the coding sequence GTGGCTGGCCATAGCAAATGGGCTAACACCAAGCACCGCAAGGCGGCGCAGGACGCCAAGCGTGGCAAGATCTTCACCAAGCTGATTCGCGAACTCACCGTCGCAGCCCGCCAGGGCGGCAGTGATCCGGGCGCCAATCCCAGGCTGCGTATCGCGATAGACAAGGCGCTGGGCGGCAACATGGCGAAGGACACCGTGCAGCGGGCGATCGACCGCGGCGTAGGCGATGGCGACACTGACCAGATGGAAGAGCTGGTCTACGAGGGCTACGGCCCCGAAGGGGTGGCGGTGATGCTCGAGTGCATGACCGACAATCGCAATCGCACCGCTTCCGACGTGCGCCACGCGTTCACCAAGCAAGGCGGCAATCTCGGCACTTCCGGGTCGGTCGCCTTCCTCTTCAGCCAGCGTGGACAGCTCGGCTTCGCCGCCGGCAGCGACGAGGAGGCGGTGATCGAGACCGCACTGGAGGCGGGTGCCGACGACGTGGTCGAGCAGGAGGATGGCACGCTGCTGGTGGTCACTACGCCGGCGGCCTTCGGTGCGGTCAAGGACACGCTGGTCGAGGCGGGGCTCGTTCCCGAAAGCAGCGAGGTTGGGATGTTTCCCGACACCTACACCACCATCGACGATCCGGAGCTGGGCCGGCGGGTGATCAAGCTGATCGACATGCTCGAGGAGCTCGACGACGTCCAGAACGTCTACACCAATGCCGATTTCAGCGACGCTGTGCTCGAGGCGCTCGAGTGA
- the mgtE gene encoding magnesium transporter, producing the protein MSFTDLMPEVRKALAAGDHAALERLLEEAHSADLAEILAQENDPFGLALLARLPIEKRADVFSYLPADKQLDLAERLDDDELARLFTEMDPDDSADVFNLFEPVRRERILRRMARREREEMRRLSSYEEGTAGAIMTTDYVAVPEELNISQALDRVRQTAPDAETIYQIFILDRELRLTGTLSLRQLILADPLAPLKSLMITDVIKVEADTEQEEVAKLISRYDLLAVPVVNQQEMLVGIVTYDDAMDVVERETTDDFHKSGSVGSLDRGIGRTSLVTLYRKRVFWLVLLVFGNLFSGAGIAHFEETIAAQVALVFFLPLLIGSGGNAGSQAATLMVRGLGTGEINIRDWTRLLGRELLVAGTLGLTMAIAISPISMVRGGAGVAEAVAISMVVIVIAGSLLGMSLPFLLDRLGVDPATASAPLVATLCDACGVLIYFSIATLIIGTGS; encoded by the coding sequence ATGAGCTTCACCGACCTGATGCCGGAAGTGCGCAAAGCGCTCGCCGCCGGCGATCACGCTGCCCTCGAGCGGCTACTCGAAGAGGCGCACAGCGCCGACCTTGCCGAGATCCTCGCCCAGGAGAACGATCCGTTTGGCCTTGCGCTGCTGGCGCGGCTGCCGATCGAAAAGCGCGCTGACGTTTTCTCCTATCTTCCCGCCGACAAGCAGCTCGATCTCGCCGAGCGCCTCGACGACGACGAGCTGGCGCGGCTTTTCACCGAGATGGACCCGGACGACAGCGCCGACGTGTTCAATCTTTTCGAACCGGTGCGGCGCGAACGCATCCTGCGCCGCATGGCGCGGCGCGAGCGCGAGGAAATGCGCCGCTTGTCGAGCTACGAGGAAGGCACCGCCGGGGCGATCATGACCACCGACTACGTCGCGGTGCCGGAGGAGCTCAATATCTCCCAAGCGCTCGACCGGGTGCGCCAGACCGCCCCCGATGCGGAAACCATCTACCAGATATTCATCCTCGACCGGGAACTTCGCCTCACCGGAACGCTGTCGCTGCGCCAGCTGATACTGGCCGACCCCCTGGCACCGCTCAAGTCGCTGATGATCACCGATGTGATCAAGGTCGAAGCCGACACCGAGCAGGAAGAGGTCGCCAAGCTGATCTCCCGTTACGACTTGCTCGCGGTGCCAGTGGTCAACCAGCAGGAGATGCTGGTCGGCATCGTCACCTACGACGATGCGATGGACGTGGTCGAACGGGAGACCACCGATGACTTCCACAAGTCGGGCAGCGTCGGCTCGCTGGACCGCGGCATCGGCCGCACCAGCCTCGTTACCCTCTATCGCAAACGAGTGTTCTGGCTGGTCCTGCTGGTATTCGGCAACCTCTTCTCCGGTGCCGGCATCGCCCACTTCGAAGAGACCATCGCCGCGCAAGTGGCGCTGGTGTTCTTCCTGCCGCTGCTGATCGGCAGCGGCGGCAATGCGGGCTCCCAGGCCGCCACCCTGATGGTGCGCGGCCTGGGTACCGGCGAGATCAACATCCGCGACTGGACCAGGCTGCTTGGCCGCGAACTGCTGGTCGCGGGAACCCTGGGCCTCACCATGGCGATCGCGATCTCGCCGATCAGCATGGTGCGCGGCGGCGCGGGCGTGGCCGAGGCGGTGGCGATCAGCATGGTGGTGATCGTGATCGCAGGCAGCCTGCTTGGAATGTCGCTGCCTTTTCTGCTCGACCGCCTCGGCGTCGACCCGGCCACCGCGAGTGCGCCGCTGGTGGCCACGCTCTGCGACGCCTGTGGCGTACTAATCTATTTCTCGATCGCAACACTGATAATCGGTACTGGTTCGTGA
- a CDS encoding phosphatase PAP2 family protein has protein sequence MEALNLTLFDLINATPSSPAASMLLAHLLAVYAIFLVPALLVVGWLRRDQRQHQLMLCALLACGVALSINFVIGSLWHHPRPFVMPVGHTFLQHAPDASFPSDHMTIIMTVAFSLLLRREVRLLGLAFAILGLGIAWSRIYLGVHFPLDMLGGTAVALASACLARVTSPIYMPTLYRVARGIHRRLFATLIERGWVSR, from the coding sequence ATGGAAGCGCTCAACCTCACCTTGTTCGACTTGATCAACGCCACACCCAGCTCTCCCGCCGCCTCGATGCTGCTCGCTCACTTGCTCGCGGTCTACGCGATCTTTCTGGTGCCAGCGCTTTTGGTGGTCGGCTGGCTGCGGCGGGACCAGCGCCAGCATCAGTTGATGCTCTGCGCACTGCTCGCCTGCGGCGTGGCGCTGTCGATCAACTTCGTGATCGGCTCGCTATGGCACCACCCTCGTCCCTTCGTGATGCCTGTGGGCCACACTTTCCTCCAGCACGCACCGGATGCCTCCTTTCCCAGCGACCACATGACGATCATCATGACCGTCGCCTTCAGCCTGCTGCTGCGCCGCGAAGTCCGCCTGCTCGGCCTCGCCTTCGCGATACTGGGTCTCGGGATCGCCTGGTCGCGAATCTATCTTGGCGTCCACTTTCCGCTCGACATGCTCGGCGGCACCGCAGTGGCTCTGGCCAGTGCCTGCCTGGCACGAGTCACCAGCCCAATCTACATGCCGACCCTCTATCGCGTGGCCCGTGGCATTCATCGCCGGCTGTTCGCCACGCTGATCGAACGCGGCTGGGTGTCGCGCTGA
- a CDS encoding magnesium and cobalt transport protein CorA gives MITLFTLTGEGLTVDEEVAPGPLPDNCLWVDVCDPSDEEYAWVQSLYDGELPTVDELDELEYSSRFQIDGEGIRLTSLFPFRQKREAKGLNVSFHLGERYLMSLRDEEIGILRLFRGYLRHQRIRPQTPAEILIALLEMKVEVLADQIEHIYGELERLGRQAMEPDALEETLRDILQQENHNDVVRLSLLDTQRSLRNLARHLPAQLDVHGHGDDVNEILRDIDSLNPHTTFIFEKINFLLDAAIGFTNVAQSKIIKIFSVAAVVFLPPTLIASIYGMNFDVMPELHYQYGYLLAMLLMICSALGTYLFFRWRRWL, from the coding sequence ATGATCACACTGTTCACCCTGACCGGCGAGGGGCTGACGGTCGACGAGGAAGTCGCGCCGGGCCCCCTGCCGGACAACTGTCTGTGGGTCGACGTTTGTGATCCGAGCGACGAGGAGTACGCCTGGGTGCAGTCGCTCTACGATGGCGAGCTGCCGACGGTCGATGAGCTCGACGAACTCGAGTACTCCTCTCGCTTCCAGATCGATGGAGAGGGCATCCGGCTGACTTCTCTGTTTCCTTTCCGCCAGAAGCGCGAAGCGAAGGGGCTGAACGTCTCCTTCCACCTCGGTGAGCGCTACCTGATGAGCCTGCGCGACGAGGAGATCGGCATCCTGCGCCTGTTTCGTGGCTACCTGCGCCACCAGCGCATCCGCCCGCAGACGCCGGCGGAGATCCTGATCGCGCTGCTCGAGATGAAAGTCGAGGTGCTGGCCGACCAGATCGAGCACATCTATGGCGAGCTCGAGCGACTCGGCCGCCAGGCGATGGAGCCGGATGCGCTGGAGGAGACCTTGCGCGACATTCTCCAGCAGGAGAACCACAACGATGTGGTGAGGCTGTCGCTGCTCGACACCCAGCGCTCGCTGCGCAACCTCGCCCGCCACCTGCCGGCGCAGCTCGACGTCCATGGCCACGGCGACGACGTCAACGAGATCCTGCGCGACATCGATTCACTCAACCCCCATACCACCTTCATCTTCGAGAAGATCAACTTCCTGCTCGACGCGGCGATCGGCTTCACCAATGTGGCCCAGAGCAAGATCATCAAGATCTTCTCGGTCGCCGCGGTGGTGTTCCTGCCGCCGACGCTGATCGCCAGCATCTACGGCATGAATTTCGACGTGATGCCGGAGCTGCACTACCAGTATGGCTATCTGCTGGCGATGCTGTTGATGATCTGCTCGGCGCTCGGCACCTATCTGTTCTTCCGCTGGCGGCGCTGGCTGTAG
- a CDS encoding D-2-hydroxyacid dehydrogenase, producing the protein MRAVLLDATTLGMDIDLEPLRECVDTLEVHPTSTPDEVAERLRGVRIALTNKAPIDQRAIEAAPDLELICVLATGINNIDLDAARRAGIEVRNVSAYGTASVAQHTMALVLGLATQLNLVQRDLALGAWQRSPHFSLFDRPIVQLAGKRLTIVGQGELGSEVARLAQAFGMHVTFAARPGSANDPRPPLDTLLPESDVISLHCPLNDQTRGLIDSHRLALLKPGALLINCARGGVIDELAALEALRRGTLGGLAVDTLPEEPPRAGHALLDALSEELNLLVTPHSAWAAPEARARIIELTADNIRTHFAR; encoded by the coding sequence ATGCGTGCAGTACTACTGGATGCCACCACCCTGGGCATGGACATCGACCTCGAGCCGCTGCGCGAGTGCGTCGACACCCTCGAAGTCCACCCGACCAGCACCCCTGACGAAGTCGCCGAGCGGCTGCGCGGTGTGCGCATCGCGCTGACCAACAAGGCGCCGATCGACCAGCGGGCGATCGAGGCCGCCCCGGATCTCGAACTGATCTGCGTGCTCGCCACCGGCATCAACAACATCGACCTGGACGCTGCACGGCGCGCAGGAATAGAAGTGCGCAATGTCAGCGCCTATGGCACCGCCAGCGTCGCCCAGCACACCATGGCGCTGGTCCTCGGCCTCGCTACCCAGCTCAATCTGGTGCAGCGCGACCTGGCCCTCGGCGCCTGGCAGCGCAGCCCGCACTTCTCACTGTTCGATCGTCCGATCGTCCAGCTCGCCGGCAAGCGCCTGACCATCGTCGGCCAGGGCGAACTGGGCAGCGAAGTGGCTCGCCTCGCGCAAGCATTCGGCATGCATGTGACCTTCGCCGCGCGCCCCGGCAGCGCGAACGATCCCCGCCCCCCACTCGACACCCTGCTGCCGGAAAGCGACGTGATCAGCCTGCACTGCCCGCTCAACGACCAGACCCGCGGGCTGATCGACAGCCATCGCCTGGCCCTGCTCAAGCCCGGCGCGCTATTGATCAACTGCGCCCGGGGCGGCGTGATCGACGAACTCGCCGCGCTAGAGGCCCTGCGTCGCGGCACCCTGGGGGGATTGGCGGTCGACACCCTGCCCGAGGAGCCACCGCGCGCGGGGCATGCCCTGCTCGATGCGCTGAGCGAGGAGCTCAACCTGCTGGTCACCCCTCACAGCGCCTGGGCGGCACCGGAGGCAAGGGCACGGATCATCGAGCTCACCGCCGACAACATCCGCACCCACTTCGCGCGCTGA
- the ruvA gene encoding Holliday junction branch migration protein RuvA — MIGRLHGILIEKQPPWVVIDVGGVGYELEASMNTILSLPALGEQARLYTHLIVREDAHLLYGFRDELERRMFRELIRIAGVGPRMALAILSGMERGQFVRCLMDEDAQALTRLPGVGKKTAERLIVEMRDRLTRWPELTREAQPDLGALERLLDGEACELHPPGARGNYVDAEAALIALGYKPVEATRMLAELDHSLSTEALIKSALAQRIGSGRTEARR; from the coding sequence ATGATAGGACGGCTTCACGGCATTTTGATCGAAAAGCAGCCTCCCTGGGTCGTGATCGACGTGGGCGGGGTGGGCTACGAGCTCGAGGCCTCGATGAACACCATCCTTTCGCTGCCGGCGCTAGGCGAACAGGCACGCCTTTATACCCACCTGATCGTTCGTGAGGACGCCCACCTGCTCTATGGCTTTCGCGACGAACTCGAGCGGCGGATGTTTCGCGAACTGATCCGCATCGCCGGGGTCGGCCCACGCATGGCGCTGGCGATTCTCTCCGGCATGGAGCGGGGGCAGTTCGTGCGCTGTTTGATGGACGAGGATGCCCAAGCGCTGACGCGGCTGCCGGGGGTCGGCAAGAAGACCGCCGAGCGGCTGATCGTCGAGATGCGCGATCGATTGACTCGCTGGCCCGAGCTCACCCGCGAGGCGCAGCCGGATCTCGGCGCGCTCGAGCGGCTGCTCGACGGCGAGGCTTGCGAACTCCATCCCCCTGGCGCCCGTGGCAACTACGTCGATGCAGAAGCGGCATTGATCGCGCTCGGCTACAAGCCGGTCGAGGCGACCAGGATGCTCGCCGAACTCGACCATTCGCTTTCCACCGAAGCGTTGATCAAGAGCGCTTTGGCCCAGCGGATAGGTAGCGGCCGCACCGAGGCACGTCGATGA
- the tolQ gene encoding protein TolQ, with the protein MDVEDSMSIVALVINASLVVKLVMLVLLVFSLVSWVLIFQRAISMRRAERDFAGFEARFWSGIDLNDLNREQPETTEGAAHVFQAGFKSFNRLRARLRGSEDQPPPTPKQAASMLLEVERAMRVALSREEARLTHHLPILASISSSSPYIGLFGTVWGIMGSFQTLSDAEQATLATVAPWIAEALIATAMGLFAAIPAVIAYNRFTSSSERLIAAYRDFAEEFHTILHRSVVARSAASAKV; encoded by the coding sequence ATGGACGTGGAAGATTCGATGTCGATCGTCGCGCTGGTGATCAATGCCAGCCTCGTCGTCAAGCTGGTCATGCTGGTGCTGCTGGTGTTTTCACTGGTGTCGTGGGTGCTGATCTTTCAGCGCGCGATCAGCATGCGCCGGGCGGAGCGCGATTTCGCTGGCTTCGAGGCCCGCTTCTGGTCGGGGATCGACCTCAACGACCTGAATCGCGAGCAGCCGGAGACGACGGAGGGCGCAGCCCATGTGTTCCAGGCGGGATTCAAGTCGTTCAATCGCCTTCGCGCCCGGCTGCGCGGCAGCGAGGACCAGCCGCCGCCCACCCCCAAGCAGGCGGCTTCGATGTTGCTCGAGGTCGAGCGCGCAATGCGTGTCGCGCTTTCCCGCGAGGAGGCGAGGTTGACTCACCACCTGCCCATCCTTGCCTCGATCAGCTCTTCGAGTCCCTATATCGGTCTCTTCGGTACCGTATGGGGCATCATGGGCTCATTCCAGACCCTCTCCGATGCCGAACAGGCAACCCTTGCCACCGTGGCGCCGTGGATCGCCGAGGCGCTGATCGCCACAGCGATGGGGCTGTTCGCGGCGATCCCGGCGGTGATCGCCTACAACCGTTTCACCTCGTCCAGCGAGCGGCTGATCGCGGCCTACCGCGACTTCGCCGAGGAATTCCACACCATTCTTCATCGCAGCGTGGTAGCCCGCAGCGCCGCGAGCGCCAAGGTTTGA
- the ruvC gene encoding crossover junction endodeoxyribonuclease RuvC codes for MILLGIDPGSRRTGFGVIDAGVGAPRYVASGFIRIDADQLAQRLAQVYAGIGELIALHCPAEFAIERVFVAKNADSALKLGQARGSAIVCAANHGLPVFEYAATLVKQTVTGHGGADKAAVQRMVASTLHLDGLPQPDAADALAIALTHCYSRRGLIKRAEASVTRRHVGRGWRAFRPG; via the coding sequence GTGATCCTGCTCGGTATCGACCCTGGGTCGCGGCGCACCGGGTTCGGCGTGATCGATGCCGGCGTCGGCGCGCCACGCTACGTCGCCAGCGGTTTCATTCGTATCGATGCCGATCAGCTCGCCCAGCGGCTGGCCCAGGTCTACGCGGGCATTGGCGAGCTGATCGCACTTCACTGCCCGGCGGAATTCGCCATTGAGCGGGTCTTCGTCGCCAAGAACGCCGACTCCGCGCTCAAGCTCGGTCAGGCGCGCGGCAGTGCGATCGTCTGCGCAGCCAATCATGGCCTGCCGGTGTTCGAGTACGCCGCTACCCTGGTGAAGCAGACCGTTACCGGCCACGGCGGTGCCGACAAGGCGGCGGTACAGCGCATGGTGGCCTCGACCCTGCATCTCGACGGCCTGCCGCAGCCCGATGCGGCGGACGCCCTCGCTATCGCGCTGACCCATTGCTATAGCCGCCGAGGACTGATAAAACGCGCCGAAGCCTCGGTTACGCGCAGGCATGTGGGGCGCGGTTGGCGAGCCTTTCGTCCCGGCTAG
- a CDS encoding FmdB family zinc ribbon protein, translating into MPIYEYQCRACGHHLEKLQRMSAQPLTLCPACKAESLERVVSAAGFRLAGGGWYETDFKSSSKRNLAGDAGAGSAPPSKGSADG; encoded by the coding sequence ATGCCGATCTATGAATATCAATGCCGCGCTTGCGGCCATCACCTTGAAAAGCTGCAGCGCATGAGCGCCCAGCCGCTGACCCTGTGCCCCGCCTGCAAGGCGGAAAGCCTCGAACGCGTGGTTTCCGCGGCGGGCTTCCGACTCGCAGGCGGTGGTTGGTACGAGACCGACTTCAAGTCCTCCTCCAAGCGCAACCTGGCCGGCGATGCTGGTGCCGGCAGCGCGCCGCCGAGCAAGGGCAGCGCGGACGGTTGA
- the ybgC gene encoding tol-pal system-associated acyl-CoA thioesterase, which yields MSAFSWPVTVYIEDTDAGAIVYHANYLKFMERARTEWLRLHGFTQQSLFGQGLQLVVRRLECRYLRPARLDDQLYVGVEVSAFGRCSLTFTQRICRVDELLGVAEVDIACIDVRTLKPSRWPEPLRAVLEEAPCG from the coding sequence ATGAGTGCGTTTTCCTGGCCGGTGACGGTCTATATCGAAGATACCGACGCCGGCGCGATCGTCTACCATGCCAACTACCTGAAATTCATGGAGCGGGCGCGGACCGAGTGGCTGAGGCTGCATGGCTTCACTCAGCAGTCGCTGTTCGGGCAGGGGCTCCAACTGGTGGTGCGGCGGCTGGAGTGTCGCTACTTGCGTCCGGCCCGGCTCGATGACCAGCTCTATGTCGGGGTCGAGGTGAGTGCGTTCGGACGCTGCAGCCTGACTTTCACCCAGCGCATTTGCCGTGTGGATGAACTGCTTGGCGTCGCTGAGGTCGATATCGCCTGTATTGATGTGCGTACGCTCAAGCCGAGTCGCTGGCCTGAGCCGCTGCGTGCGGTGTTGGAAGAGGCGCCCTGCGGCTGA